From one Rhodamnia argentea isolate NSW1041297 chromosome 1, ASM2092103v1, whole genome shotgun sequence genomic stretch:
- the LOC115753805 gene encoding leucine-rich repeat receptor-like serine/threonine-protein kinase BAM1, with product MRLLILFLILLHLHRHRLHSLSAAVPEYRALLSVKSAITDDPSSSLASWNASTSHCTWLGVTCDSRRRVVAIDISGLNLSGTLSGDLAHLHLLSNLSVAANQLSGPVPTQISALSGLRLLNLSNNVFNGTFPKELSVLKRLQVLDLYNNNMTGELPLTVADMPSLRHLHLGGNFFTGKIPLEYFRWESLEYLAISGNELEGPVPAEIGNLTSLRELYIGYYNSYDGGLPPEIGNMTELVRLDAASCGLSGEIPPEIGRLQKLDTLFLQVNSLSGSLTKEIGQLKSLKSMDLSNNMLSGEIPASFAELKNLTLLNLFRNKLHGSIPNFVGELPQLEVLQLWENNFTGSIPEKLGWNGNLQLLDVSSNKLTGTLPPDMCKGNKLHTLITLGNFLFGPIPESLGECRSLGRIRMGENFLNGSIPKGLFGLPMLSQVELQDNLLEGEFPGTDGSVSVNLGQICLSNNQLSGSLPPSVGNFSGVQKLLLDGNKFSGPIPAEVGRLQQLSKMDFSHNKFSGPITPEISRCKLLTFVDLSRNDLSGAIPNEITRMRILNYLNLSKNHLVGNIPASISTMQSLTSVDFSYNNLSGLVPGTGQFSYFNYTSFLGNPDLCGPYLGPCKDGVVNGTRPPHAKGPLSASLKLLLVIGLLVCSIVFAIAAIIKARSLKKAGESRAWKLTAFQRLDFTCDDVLDSLKEDNIIGKGGAGIVYKGTMPNGDLVAVKRLPAMSRGSSHDHGFNAEIQTLGRIRHRHIVRLLGFCSNHETNLLVYEYMPNGSLGEVLHGKKGGHLHWDTRYKIAVESAKGLCYLHHDCSPLIVHRDVKSNNILLDLNYEAHVADFGLAKFLQDSGTSECMSAIAGSYGYIAPEYAYTLKVDEKSDVYSFGVVLLELVSGRRPVGEFGDGVDIVQWVRKMTNSSKEEVQKILDPRLPPVPLHEAMHVFYVAMLCVEEQAVERPTMREVVQILTERPRTPPPGSAKGDSVAPQSSPPQGSALESSAAKEGKEQQRQPAPQSPPVDLLSI from the exons ATGCGCCTCCTCATCCtgttcctcatcctcctccacctccaccgccaccgcctccACTCCCTCTCCGCCGCCGTCCCCGAGTACCGGGCCCTTCTGTCCGTGAAGTCCGCCATCACCGACGACCCCAGCTCCTCCCTCGCCTCCTGGAACGCCTCCACAAGCCACTGCACGTGGCTGGGCGTCACCTGCGACTCCCGCCGCCGCGTCGTCGCCATCGACATCTCCGGCCTCAACCTCTCCGGCACCCTGTCCGGCGACCTCgcccacctccacctcctctcCAACCTGTCCGTCGCTGCCAACCAGCTCTCCGGCCCCGTCCCCACGCAAATCTCCGCCCTCTCCGGCCTCCGCCTCCTCAACCTCTCCAACAATGTCTTCAACGGCACCTTCCCTAAGGAGCTCTCCGTCCTCAAGCGGCTCCAGGTCCTGGACCTCTACAACAACAACATGACCGGCGAGCTGCCCCTCACTGTCGCCGACATGCCGAGCCTCCGCCACCTCCACCTCGGCGGCAACTTCTTCACCGGGAAAATCCCGCTGGAATACTTCCGCTGGGAGTCCCTGGAGTACCTGGCCATCTCCGGCAACGAGCTTGAAGGCCCCGTGCCGGCGGAGATCGGGAACCTGACGAGTCTCCGGGAGCTCTACATCGGGTACTACAACAGCTACGACGGCGGCCTGCCGCCGGAGATTGGGAACATGACGGAGCTTGTCCGGCTTGACGCCGCGAGCTGTGGGCTCTCTGGCGAAATCCCGCCGGAGATCGGCAGGTTGCAGAAGCTCGACACTCTGTTCCTCCAGGTGAACTCGCTCTCCGGGTCTCTGACCAAGGAGATCGGCCAGCTGAAGAGCCTCAAGTCCATGGACCTGTCCAACAACATGCTGTCCGGCGAAATCCCCGCCTCCTTCGCCGAGCTTAAGAACCTGACCCTCCTGAACCTGTTCAGGAACAAGCTCCACGGCTCAATACCCAACTTCGTCGGCGAATTGCCGCAGCTGGAGGTGTTGCAGCTGTGGGAGAACAACTTCACCGGAAGCATCCCGGAGAAGCTCGGATGGAACGGGAATCTCCAGCTTCTTGATGTCTCCTCCAACAAGTTGACCGGCACTCTGCCTCCTGATATGTGTAAGGGGAATAAGCTTCACACATTGATCACACTCGGGAATTTCCTGTTCGGCCCGATCCCGGAATCGCTTGGGGAGTGCCGGTCTCTGGGCAGGATCCGAATGGGCGAGAATTTCCTCAACGGGTCGATACCAAAGGGGCTCTTCGGACTCCCCATGCTCTCTCAGGTCGAGTTGCAAGACAATCTTCTTGAGGGTGAGTTCCCCGGGACTGATGGCTCTGTTTCTGTGAATCTTGGTCAAATCTGTCTCTCCAATAACCAGTTATCTGGGTCTCTCCCGCCGAGCGTTGGCAATTTCTCTGGAGTCCAGAAGCTCCTCCTGGACGGCAACAAGTTCTCGGGCCCGATCCCGGCTGAGGTGGGGCGGTTGCAGCAGCTCTCCAAGATGGACTTCAGCCACAATAAGTTCTCGGGCCCAATCACCCCGGAGATCAGCCGGTGCAagctcttgacttttgttgatcTCAGCCGGAATGACCTCTCCGGCGCGATTCCGAATGAGATCACCAGAATGAGGATACTGAACTACTTGAACCTGTCGAAGAATCATCTTGTTGGTAACATCCCTGCCTCAATATCCACAATGCAGAGCTTGACATCGGTCGATTTTTCCTATAACAATCTCTCCGGCCTGGTTCCGGGCACCGGTCAGTTCAGCTATTTCAATTACACATCGTTCTTGGGCAATCCTGATCTGTGTGGTCCTTACTTGGGTCCCTGCAAGGACGGGGTAGTGAATGGGACTCGTCCGCCCCATGCCAAGGGTCCACTCTCTGCCTCCCTGAAGCTACTGCTCGTGATTGGGTTGCTTGTCTGCTCGATCGTGTTCGCGATCGCTGCGATCATCAAGGCCCGGTCTCTGAAGAAGGCGGGCGAGTCCCGAGCGTGGAAACTGACTGCGTTCCAGCGCCTGGACTTCACCTGTGATGACGTCCTGGATAGCCTGAAGGAGGATAACATAATCGGGAAGGGCGGTGCGGGCATCGTGTACAAAGGGACCATGCCCAACGGCGACCTGGTCGCCGTGAAGAGGCTCCCTGCCATGAGTCGGGGCTCATCCCACGACCACGGGTTCAACGCAGAGATCCAGACCCTCGGGCGGATCCGGCACCGCCACATCGTGAGACTGCTCGGCTTCTGCTCGAACCACGAGACGAATCTGCTGGTCTACGAGTACATGCCCAACGGGAGCCTCGGCGAGGTCCTGCACGGCAAGAAAGGCGGGCACTTGCATTGGGACACGCGGTACAAGATCGCGGTGGAGTCTGCCAAGGGGCTGTGCTATCTCCACCACGATTGCTCGCCGCTGATTGTCCACCGGGACGTGAAGTCGAATAACATCCTACTTGACTTGAATTATGAAGCTCACGTCGCCGATTTCGGGCTCGCGAAATTCCTACAGGACTCAGGCACATCGGAGTGCATGTCCGCCATCGCCGGTTCATATGGGTACATAGCGCCAG AATATGCGTACACTCTCAAGGTGGACGAGAAGAGCGACGTCTACAGTTTCGGGGTCGTGCTACTAGAGCTAGTCAGCGGGAGGAGGCCGGTTGGGGAGTTCGGGGACGGAGTGGACATAGTCCAGTGGGTGCGGAAGATGACCAACTCGAGCAAGGAGGAGGTCCAGAAAATCCT